In Sphingomonas sp., a single window of DNA contains:
- the uvrA gene encoding excinuclease ABC subunit UvrA, translating to MALTTISVRGAREHNLKGVDIDIPRDTLTVITGLSGSGKSSLAFDTIYAEGQRRYVESLSAYARQFLELMQKPNVEHIEGLSPAISIEQKTTSRNPRSTVATVTEIYDYMRLLWARVGVPYSPATGLPISAQTVSQMVDRVLALPEGTRLLLLAPVVRGRKGEYRKELAEWQKAGFSRVRIDGEMYLIEEAPALDKKFKHDIEVVVDRLVVGGDIATRLAESFETALKLAEGLAYVDLVDTTVEALQGNAVREAPQAFQIEGADPAAAESEAPKAKKGMKNTGIPDNRIVFSEKFACPVSGFTIPEIEPRLFSFNAPQGACPACDGLGEKLEFDEDLVVPNHDLSIKKGAVVPWAKSNPPSPYYMQVLGSLAREFGFKLDTPWGELPETVRHTILHGTGGKPVTLTFVDGRKSYDVKKPFEGVIGNLNRRMLQTESAWMREELGKYQASHPCEVCGGARLKPEARAVKVAGQDISFATHLSVIDALGFFQALPETLTPQQREIARAILKEIDERLGFLNNVGLDYLNLDRTSGTLSGGESQRIRLASQIGSGLSGVLYVLDEPSIGLHQRDNDMLLATLKRLRDLGNTVLVVEHDEDAIRTADYVIDMGPGAGVHGGEIVAKGTLNEVLATEGSVTADYLNGTREVPLPAKRRKGNGKKITVHNAVANNLKGVTASIPLGTFTCITGVSGSGKSSFTLDTLYASAARQLNGARVLAGKHDKITGLEHCDKVIDIDQSPIGRTPRSNPATYTGAFTNIRDWFAGLPEAQARGYKPGRFSFNVKGGRCEACQGDGVLKIEMHFLPDVYVTCDVCHGARYNRETLEVKFKGKSIADVLDMTVEDAVEFFKAVPPIRDRMAMLAEVGLGYVKVGQQATTLSGGEAQRVKLAKELARRATGQTLYILDEPTTGLHFEDVRKLLEVLHALVEQGNTVVVIEHNLDVIKTADWILDLGPEGGVKGGEIVAEGTPEQVAKVAGSYTGRYLAPLLKPRGKTAKVAAE from the coding sequence ATGGCACTCACCACGATCTCCGTCCGCGGCGCGCGCGAGCATAATCTCAAGGGCGTCGACATCGACATTCCCCGCGACACGCTGACGGTGATCACCGGGCTGTCGGGCTCGGGCAAGTCGAGCCTCGCCTTCGACACCATCTATGCCGAGGGGCAGCGCCGCTATGTCGAGTCGCTCTCGGCCTATGCGCGCCAGTTCCTCGAGCTGATGCAGAAGCCCAATGTCGAGCATATCGAGGGCCTCAGTCCCGCCATCTCGATCGAGCAGAAGACCACCAGCCGCAACCCGCGCTCGACGGTGGCGACGGTCACCGAGATCTACGACTATATGCGCCTGCTGTGGGCGCGGGTGGGCGTGCCCTACTCCCCCGCCACCGGCCTGCCGATCAGCGCGCAGACGGTGAGCCAGATGGTCGACCGCGTGCTGGCGCTGCCCGAGGGCACCCGGCTGCTGCTGCTCGCCCCCGTCGTGCGCGGGCGCAAGGGCGAGTATCGCAAGGAGCTCGCCGAGTGGCAGAAGGCCGGCTTCAGCCGCGTCCGCATCGACGGCGAGATGTACCTGATCGAGGAAGCCCCGGCGCTCGACAAGAAGTTCAAGCACGACATTGAGGTGGTGGTCGATCGCCTGGTAGTCGGTGGCGACATCGCGACGCGGCTGGCCGAAAGCTTCGAGACCGCGCTCAAGCTGGCCGAGGGGCTGGCCTATGTCGACCTGGTGGATACCACGGTCGAGGCGCTGCAGGGCAATGCGGTACGCGAGGCGCCCCAGGCGTTCCAGATCGAGGGCGCCGATCCCGCCGCTGCGGAGAGCGAGGCCCCCAAGGCGAAGAAGGGGATGAAGAACACCGGCATCCCCGACAACCGCATCGTCTTCTCCGAGAAGTTCGCCTGTCCGGTCTCCGGCTTCACCATCCCCGAGATCGAGCCGCGGCTGTTCTCGTTCAACGCCCCCCAGGGCGCCTGCCCGGCGTGCGACGGCCTCGGCGAGAAGCTTGAGTTCGACGAGGACCTCGTCGTCCCCAACCATGATCTCAGCATCAAGAAGGGCGCGGTGGTGCCCTGGGCCAAGTCCAACCCGCCCTCGCCCTATTACATGCAGGTGCTGGGCAGCCTCGCCCGCGAGTTCGGCTTCAAGCTCGACACCCCCTGGGGCGAGCTGCCCGAAACGGTGCGCCACACCATCCTCCACGGCACCGGCGGGAAGCCGGTCACCCTCACCTTCGTCGACGGCCGCAAGAGCTACGATGTCAAGAAGCCGTTCGAGGGCGTGATCGGCAACCTCAACCGCCGCATGCTGCAGACCGAAAGCGCCTGGATGCGCGAGGAGTTGGGCAAGTATCAGGCGTCGCACCCCTGCGAAGTCTGCGGCGGCGCCCGCCTCAAGCCCGAGGCGCGCGCGGTGAAGGTCGCCGGGCAGGACATCTCCTTCGCTACCCACCTCTCGGTGATCGACGCGCTGGGCTTCTTCCAGGCGCTGCCCGAGACGCTCACCCCGCAGCAGCGCGAGATCGCCCGCGCGATTCTCAAGGAGATCGACGAGCGGCTCGGCTTCCTCAACAATGTCGGGCTCGATTACCTCAACCTCGATCGCACCTCGGGCACGCTCTCGGGCGGCGAGAGCCAGCGCATCCGCCTCGCCAGCCAGATCGGCAGCGGCCTGTCGGGCGTGCTCTACGTGCTCGACGAGCCCTCGATCGGCCTCCACCAGCGCGACAACGACATGCTGCTCGCCACCCTCAAGCGCCTCCGCGACCTCGGCAACACCGTGCTCGTCGTCGAGCATGACGAGGATGCGATCCGCACCGCTGATTATGTGATCGACATGGGCCCGGGCGCCGGCGTCCATGGCGGCGAGATCGTCGCCAAGGGCACGCTCAACGAGGTGCTCGCCACCGAAGGCAGCGTCACCGCCGATTACCTCAACGGCACCCGCGAGGTCCCCCTGCCGGCCAAGCGCCGCAAGGGCAACGGCAAGAAGATCACCGTGCACAACGCCGTCGCCAACAACCTCAAGGGCGTGACGGCGAGCATCCCGCTCGGCACCTTCACCTGCATCACCGGCGTCTCCGGCTCGGGCAAGTCCAGCTTCACGCTCGACACGCTCTATGCCTCGGCCGCGCGCCAGCTCAACGGCGCGCGCGTGCTCGCCGGCAAGCACGACAAGATCACCGGCCTCGAACACTGCGACAAGGTGATCGACATCGACCAGTCGCCGATCGGCCGCACCCCGCGCTCGAACCCGGCGACCTATACCGGCGCCTTCACCAACATCCGCGACTGGTTCGCCGGCCTCCCCGAGGCGCAGGCGCGCGGCTACAAGCCCGGCCGGTTCAGCTTCAACGTCAAGGGCGGCCGGTGCGAGGCGTGCCAGGGCGACGGCGTGCTCAAGATCGAGATGCACTTCCTCCCCGACGTCTACGTCACCTGCGACGTGTGCCACGGCGCGCGCTACAATCGCGAGACGCTGGAGGTGAAGTTCAAGGGCAAGTCGATCGCCGACGTGCTCGACATGACGGTGGAAGACGCGGTCGAGTTCTTCAAGGCCGTGCCGCCGATCCGCGACCGGATGGCGATGCTCGCCGAAGTGGGCCTGGGCTATGTAAAGGTGGGCCAGCAGGCGACGACGCTGTCGGGCGGCGAGGCGCAGCGGGTGAAGCTCGCCAAGGAACTGGCGCGCCGCGCCACCGGGCAGACGCTGTACATCCTCGACGAACCGACGACGGGCCTGCACTTCGAGGACGTCCGCAAGCTGCTGGAAGTGCTCCACGCGCTGGTGGAACAGGGCAACACGGTGGTGGTGATCGAGCACAATCTCGACGTCATCAAGACCGCCGACTGGATCCTCGACCTGGGGCCGGAAGGCGGCGTGAAGGGCGGCGAGATCGTCGCCGAAGGCACGCCGGAGCAGGTGGCGAAGGTGGCGGGCAGCTATACCGGGCGGTATCTGGCGCCGTTGCTCAAGCCGCGGGGGAAGACGGCGAAGGTGGCGGCGGAGTGA
- a CDS encoding HipA family kinase, with the protein MTFRLDHLEIIEVVRPIESGMTQPVLCYLADDQLYAVKGRQALPAGLIAEVVAGSLGQLMGLPIPDFAVADFSRQLADASADANLRSTLNIGSNFASRWQEAADPITMPSLGMHPPALLAKIFVFDHWVMNGDRTLSEHGGNPNLFVKLDTNELIVIDHNLAFSPNYNPDELQFHACRDAWSYMKKSSAFLSECRYLLSHAIQKLTQIFVELPDEWVERESELLIRIDDSLRRFDGTEFWEQLA; encoded by the coding sequence ATGACTTTCCGCCTCGACCACTTAGAAATTATAGAGGTAGTCCGTCCGATCGAAAGTGGGATGACTCAACCAGTTCTCTGTTATCTAGCAGACGACCAGCTTTATGCTGTAAAAGGTAGGCAGGCCCTACCGGCTGGTTTGATTGCGGAAGTGGTCGCGGGCTCGTTGGGGCAGCTCATGGGATTGCCTATCCCCGATTTCGCCGTTGCGGATTTTTCAAGGCAACTCGCAGATGCCAGCGCAGACGCTAATTTGCGATCGACTCTCAATATCGGATCAAATTTCGCTTCTCGGTGGCAAGAAGCGGCAGACCCTATTACAATGCCCTCATTGGGCATGCACCCACCGGCCTTGCTGGCAAAAATCTTCGTTTTCGACCACTGGGTTATGAATGGCGATAGGACTTTGAGCGAGCATGGAGGCAATCCAAATCTATTCGTAAAACTAGATACGAATGAACTGATAGTAATAGATCACAATTTGGCTTTTTCTCCAAACTACAATCCCGACGAGCTTCAATTTCATGCCTGCAGAGACGCTTGGTCTTATATGAAGAAATCAAGTGCATTTTTGTCAGAGTGCAGATATTTATTATCCCATGCCATTCAGAAATTGACACAAATATTCGTAGAACTTCCCGATGAATGGGTTGAGCGGGAATCAGAGCTGTTAATTCGAATTGACGATTCCCTGAGACGCTTTGATGGCACCGAATTTTGGGAGCAGCTGGCATGA
- a CDS encoding DUF3037 domain-containing protein — protein MKRYFRYSVIRFRPYAELGEFANIGVIVLDIYGNEIDFRLAPKRFSRLRHFFDDSGYRSYYGAIDLLRLELGRVSAYLPDLKEWNAVDAFHSLVRTRESSILFSEPRTVTSDETVKSIVDRLYSRFIKRETPLEDPEVALTRDIRRALHHNGLRQFKNVKIDDDLVPVSFPLGYKGHDLFAIKPLAFDQKSPMSIVDYGAHWTKRLSYLLDKRKISPNNVLLALSPPPSSSEKSSREAYAVAKAELEELPLEVVQGQSDGVINPVVLEFARNASQRHFWN, from the coding sequence ATGAAGCGCTACTTCCGTTATTCCGTAATTCGGTTTAGGCCGTATGCGGAGCTTGGAGAGTTCGCCAATATTGGCGTCATCGTCCTTGACATCTATGGGAATGAAATCGACTTCCGGTTAGCCCCCAAGCGCTTCTCGCGACTGCGCCACTTTTTCGATGACTCGGGATATCGCTCTTATTATGGAGCAATAGATCTCTTGCGCTTAGAGCTCGGAAGAGTCTCAGCGTATTTGCCAGACCTGAAGGAATGGAATGCGGTAGATGCTTTCCATTCCTTAGTCCGCACGCGAGAATCTAGCATTCTTTTCAGCGAACCAAGGACTGTCACCTCTGATGAGACGGTAAAGTCAATTGTCGACCGACTCTACTCCAGATTCATAAAACGCGAAACGCCGCTAGAGGACCCCGAAGTAGCACTAACGCGAGATATTCGGAGAGCACTACACCATAACGGATTGCGCCAGTTCAAGAATGTAAAGATTGACGACGACCTTGTGCCGGTATCGTTTCCCTTGGGATACAAGGGCCACGATCTCTTTGCGATAAAGCCACTCGCTTTCGATCAAAAGAGCCCAATGTCGATCGTTGACTACGGTGCGCACTGGACCAAGCGACTCAGCTATCTTCTAGACAAGCGGAAGATATCTCCTAATAATGTTCTACTTGCCCTTTCTCCTCCGCCTTCAAGCTCGGAAAAGTCTAGCCGGGAAGCCTACGCAGTTGCGAAGGCTGAACTTGAAGAACTCCCTTTAGAGGTTGTGCAAGGACAATCGGATGGAGTGATCAATCCGGTCGTTTTGGAATTTGCGAGAAACGCATCACAACGTCATTTTTGGAATTAG
- a CDS encoding addiction module antitoxin: MPEDDSEFPDSDYAPPGPTPSPEAYDAWFRAKIEKRLNASGPSIPHEVVMVQVQARLDRHKKSQD, translated from the coding sequence ATGCCTGAGGACGACTCCGAGTTCCCGGACTCCGACTACGCGCCGCCGGGGCCGACCCCCTCGCCGGAAGCCTACGACGCATGGTTCCGCGCCAAGATCGAGAAGCGCCTGAACGCCTCCGGACCCAGCATCCCGCACGAAGTCGTCATGGTGCAGGTGCAAGCACGCCTCGACCGGCACAAAAAGTCGCAGGACTGA
- a CDS encoding cupin domain-containing protein: MPHLPTNPAHLGRAASATVEPEFTGFDWYAAYTARHEADGIEGRLVSQFTFSESWDSWEMHPHGAELVICTQGACTLHQEHADGSTERVTLAPGDYAINPAGTWHTADVAPGERCTAIFITPGIGTTHRPR, encoded by the coding sequence GTGCCCCACCTCCCCACCAACCCCGCCCATCTTGGCCGCGCCGCCAGCGCCACCGTCGAGCCCGAGTTCACCGGCTTCGACTGGTACGCGGCCTATACCGCCCGCCACGAAGCGGACGGCATCGAGGGCCGGCTGGTCTCGCAGTTCACCTTTTCCGAGAGCTGGGACTCGTGGGAGATGCACCCGCACGGCGCGGAACTCGTGATCTGCACCCAGGGCGCCTGCACGCTCCACCAGGAACATGCCGACGGCAGCACCGAGCGCGTGACGCTCGCCCCGGGCGACTATGCGATCAACCCGGCCGGCACCTGGCACACCGCCGATGTCGCGCCGGGCGAGCGCTGCACCGCGATCTTCATCACCCCCGGCATCGGCACCACCCACCGGCCGCGCTGA
- a CDS encoding cold-shock protein, whose product MSITGTVKFFNADKGYGFIAPDTGGNDAFVHITAVERAGMITLQQNQRVTYELEEDRRGKMAAVNLQAAD is encoded by the coding sequence ATGAGCATCACTGGCACCGTCAAGTTCTTCAACGCCGACAAGGGCTATGGCTTCATCGCGCCGGATACCGGCGGCAACGACGCCTTCGTCCACATCACCGCGGTGGAGCGCGCCGGCATGATCACGCTGCAGCAGAACCAGCGCGTGACCTACGAACTGGAAGAGGATCGCCGCGGCAAGATGGCAGCGGTCAACCTCCAGGCGGCAGACTGA
- a CDS encoding DUF1003 domain-containing protein produces MNAAIRFLNDLRRIGASRDLNAVFDERLTVGERLADRVAAVGGSWGFIIGFGVFLAAWAVLNTVVLAAHAFDPFPFIFLNLMLSMLAALQAPIIMMSQNRQAAKDRLEARLDYETNLRAEAQIEELHAKIDALHADIARLVEVRAPR; encoded by the coding sequence ATGAATGCAGCCATTCGTTTCCTGAACGACCTGCGCCGGATCGGTGCGTCGCGGGACCTCAATGCGGTGTTCGACGAACGCCTGACCGTCGGCGAGCGCCTCGCCGATCGGGTCGCGGCGGTCGGCGGCTCCTGGGGGTTCATCATCGGCTTCGGCGTGTTCCTCGCCGCCTGGGCGGTGCTGAACACGGTCGTGCTCGCCGCGCACGCCTTCGACCCGTTCCCGTTTATCTTCCTCAACCTGATGCTGTCGATGCTGGCGGCGCTGCAGGCCCCGATCATCATGATGAGCCAGAACCGCCAGGCGGCGAAGGACCGGCTGGAGGCGCGGCTCGATTACGAAACCAACCTGCGCGCCGAGGCGCAGATCGAGGAGCTGCACGCCAAGATCGACGCGCTCCACGCCGACATTGCCCGCCTCGTCGAGGTCCGGGCGCCGCGCTGA
- the grpE gene encoding nucleotide exchange factor GrpE, which produces MSENIENTEPTQGETLREETAQAAPEVAEQDRVAELEAQLAEAKQAHLYVQADMQNLRRRTEKEVADARAYAATGFARDILSVADNLGRALQAIPAELREDEKMKGLVTGLEATGRELEAIFGRHGISKVVALGETLDPNKHQAMMEMPVADKAPGTVVQEIQSGYMIKDRLLRPALVAVAKKPD; this is translated from the coding sequence ATGTCCGAGAACATCGAAAATACCGAACCGACCCAGGGCGAAACGCTGCGGGAAGAAACTGCACAGGCTGCCCCAGAGGTTGCCGAGCAGGACCGTGTCGCCGAACTGGAGGCGCAGCTGGCCGAGGCTAAGCAGGCGCATCTCTACGTCCAGGCCGACATGCAGAACCTCCGCCGCCGCACCGAGAAGGAAGTGGCGGATGCGCGTGCCTATGCGGCGACCGGCTTTGCCCGCGACATCCTCTCCGTCGCCGACAATCTCGGCCGGGCGCTCCAGGCGATCCCCGCCGAGCTGCGCGAGGACGAGAAGATGAAGGGGCTCGTCACCGGCCTCGAGGCCACCGGCCGCGAGCTGGAGGCGATCTTCGGGCGCCACGGCATCTCCAAGGTGGTGGCGCTGGGCGAGACGCTCGACCCCAACAAGCACCAGGCGATGATGGAAATGCCCGTCGCCGACAAGGCGCCCGGCACCGTGGTGCAGGAGATCCAGTCCGGCTACATGATCAAGGACCGGCTGCTGCGCCCCGCGCTCGTCGCCGTCGCCAAGAAGCCCGACTGA
- the hrcA gene encoding heat-inducible transcriptional repressor HrcA gives MITPPIHELTDRARDVFRIVVESYLDNGAPVGSRTISRISALNLSPASIRNVMQDLEELGLLAAPHTSAGRMPTESGLRMFVDGMMQASEPSVEERAAIEARAGAGGPVEDAIAGTTAALSGLSACAGLVLVPKAETVLRQFGFVPLSQDRALAVLVGEDGSVENRVVELPGGVDPMSLQRAANYMSATLAGLTLAEARGRIERELRQQQAALDAAASDLVERGLAVWSEDSGRRPVLIVRGQARLIDTHATEDLDRVRQLLDELEGKEEIARLLDSAREGEAARIFIGSENKLFALSGSSVIAKPVRSLDGRVVGVVGVIGPTRLNYARVVPMVDFTAATLARLLA, from the coding sequence ATGATCACGCCGCCGATCCACGAGCTGACCGACCGCGCGCGCGACGTGTTCCGCATCGTGGTGGAATCCTATCTCGACAACGGCGCGCCGGTAGGTTCGCGGACGATATCGCGCATTTCGGCGCTCAACCTGTCGCCGGCCTCGATCCGCAACGTGATGCAGGACCTGGAGGAACTGGGGTTGCTCGCAGCCCCCCATACCAGCGCCGGCCGCATGCCGACCGAGAGCGGACTGCGGATGTTCGTTGACGGGATGATGCAGGCGAGCGAACCCTCGGTCGAGGAACGCGCGGCGATCGAGGCGCGCGCCGGGGCGGGCGGTCCCGTCGAGGACGCCATCGCCGGCACCACCGCGGCGCTGTCCGGGCTGTCGGCCTGTGCGGGGCTGGTGCTGGTCCCGAAGGCGGAGACGGTGCTGCGCCAGTTCGGCTTCGTGCCGCTGAGCCAGGACCGCGCGCTGGCGGTGCTGGTCGGCGAGGACGGCTCGGTCGAGAACCGGGTCGTAGAATTGCCCGGCGGGGTCGACCCGATGTCGCTGCAGCGCGCTGCCAATTACATGAGCGCCACGCTCGCTGGGCTGACGCTCGCCGAGGCCCGCGGCCGGATCGAGCGCGAGCTCCGCCAGCAACAGGCCGCGCTCGATGCCGCCGCGTCCGATCTGGTCGAGCGCGGCCTTGCGGTGTGGAGCGAGGATAGCGGCCGGCGTCCGGTGCTGATCGTCCGCGGCCAGGCCCGGCTGATCGACACGCACGCCACCGAGGATCTAGACCGCGTCCGCCAGCTGCTCGACGAGCTGGAGGGCAAGGAGGAGATCGCGCGGCTGCTGGACAGCGCCCGGGAAGGCGAGGCGGCGCGGATCTTCATCGGCTCCGAGAACAAGCTGTTCGCGCTTTCCGGCTCGTCGGTGATCGCCAAGCCGGTGCGGTCGCTGGACGGCCGGGTGGTCGGAGTCGTCGGCGTGATCGGGCCGACCCGGTTGAACTATGCCCGCGTCGTGCCCATGGTGGATTTCACGGCGGCCACATTGGCCCGTTTGCTGGCCTGA
- a CDS encoding DUF6438 domain-containing protein — protein sequence MRLLVALVCGGAMLGGCIPQVAPPNRPARPAPARPSRPAPPPPPVSGGVPAGPSAPIVRGEMIRYATSPCGGACPVYSVTVRPDGTGTFEGQRFTAVTGARDFRVSPAQYEAFLTRLAPYRPRSGSVRTAPGTPACGQHATDMPSVEVQWDGRAGHRALSYYFGCDRTRSPGVADALGSAPDLLPIAGLIGARP from the coding sequence ATGCGCCTGTTGGTTGCACTGGTTTGCGGCGGAGCGATGCTCGGCGGCTGCATTCCACAGGTGGCGCCGCCCAACAGGCCCGCGCGGCCCGCGCCTGCCAGACCCTCCCGCCCGGCACCACCGCCGCCGCCGGTCAGCGGCGGCGTGCCCGCAGGTCCGTCCGCGCCGATCGTGCGCGGCGAGATGATTCGCTATGCCACCAGCCCGTGCGGCGGGGCGTGCCCGGTCTATTCGGTCACCGTGCGGCCCGACGGAACCGGCACCTTCGAAGGGCAGCGCTTCACCGCGGTGACCGGTGCGCGCGACTTCCGGGTGTCGCCAGCGCAGTACGAAGCGTTCCTCACCCGACTCGCGCCCTATCGCCCGCGCAGCGGCAGTGTCCGCACCGCGCCGGGCACGCCGGCCTGCGGCCAGCATGCCACCGACATGCCGAGCGTCGAGGTGCAGTGGGACGGAAGGGCAGGGCACCGCGCGCTATCCTATTATTTCGGCTGCGACCGCACGCGGAGCCCCGGCGTCGCCGATGCACTGGGATCGGCACCCGATCTGCTGCCGATCGCCGGCCTGATCGGTGCGCGGCCTTGA
- the rph gene encoding ribonuclease PH, with translation MRPSGRAPDEMREITITPNFTRHAEGSVLIGFGDTRVLVTASVEERVPPFLRGKGEGWVTAEYGMLPRATHTRGQREAAKGKQSGRTQEIQRLIGRSLRAVTDLKLLGERQITLDCDVLQADGGTRTAAISGAWVALRLAVNKLMADGAITTDPITTQVAAVSCGIYQGTPVLDLDYPEDSSADADANFVLLANGNIAEAQATAEGATYDEEGLLRLLRLARIGCARIFDAQLKAVG, from the coding sequence ATGCGCCCATCCGGCCGCGCCCCCGACGAAATGCGGGAAATCACCATCACGCCGAACTTCACCCGCCACGCCGAAGGATCGGTGCTGATCGGCTTCGGCGACACCCGCGTGCTCGTCACCGCCAGCGTCGAAGAGCGCGTGCCGCCGTTCCTCCGCGGCAAGGGCGAAGGCTGGGTGACGGCCGAGTACGGCATGCTCCCCCGCGCCACCCATACCCGCGGCCAGCGCGAAGCGGCCAAGGGCAAGCAGTCGGGCCGCACCCAGGAAATCCAGCGGCTGATCGGCCGCTCGCTGCGCGCCGTGACCGATCTCAAGCTGCTCGGCGAGCGCCAGATCACGCTCGATTGTGACGTGCTCCAGGCCGATGGCGGCACCCGCACTGCGGCGATCTCCGGCGCCTGGGTGGCTTTGCGGCTCGCGGTCAACAAGCTGATGGCAGACGGCGCGATCACCACCGATCCAATCACCACCCAGGTGGCGGCGGTGAGCTGCGGAATCTACCAGGGCACGCCGGTGCTCGATCTCGACTACCCCGAGGATTCATCGGCGGATGCGGACGCGAACTTCGTACTGCTCGCCAACGGCAACATCGCCGAGGCACAGGCCACCGCCGAGGGCGCGACCTATGACGAGGAAGGCCTGCTGCGCCTGCTCCGCCTCGCCCGCATCGGCTGCGCGCGCATCTTCGACGCCCAGCTGAAGGCGGTCGGATGA
- the rdgB gene encoding RdgB/HAM1 family non-canonical purine NTP pyrophosphatase encodes MSGEGETPQAIRKLAPGRLVIASHNDGKVREIRELLGPYGIEPVSAAELDLPEPEETGTSFVANAELKALQAADLSGLPALADDSGLCVEALGLAPGIYSARWGMAAPGMDGLEPVAPFEGRDFGLAMQRVEDKLAALPPEISRAAHFVCALALAWPDGHVEWFEGRVHGELVWPPRGANGFGYDPMFVPNGHAETFGEMDPIAKHAMSHRADAFHQLVEAVF; translated from the coding sequence ATGAGCGGCGAAGGCGAGACCCCGCAGGCGATCCGCAAGCTCGCGCCCGGCCGGCTGGTGATCGCCAGCCACAATGACGGCAAGGTGCGCGAGATCCGCGAACTGCTCGGTCCCTATGGGATCGAGCCGGTCTCGGCCGCCGAGCTCGACCTGCCCGAGCCCGAGGAAACCGGCACCAGCTTCGTCGCCAATGCCGAGCTCAAGGCGCTGCAGGCGGCAGACCTGTCAGGGCTCCCCGCCCTCGCCGACGATTCGGGGCTGTGCGTCGAGGCGCTGGGCCTCGCCCCCGGCATTTACTCGGCGCGCTGGGGTATGGCCGCGCCGGGGATGGACGGGCTCGAACCCGTCGCGCCGTTCGAGGGTCGCGACTTCGGACTGGCGATGCAGCGGGTCGAGGACAAGCTGGCAGCGCTCCCGCCCGAGATCAGCCGCGCCGCGCATTTCGTCTGCGCGCTGGCGCTTGCCTGGCCGGACGGCCACGTCGAATGGTTCGAGGGCCGGGTGCACGGTGAACTCGTCTGGCCGCCGCGCGGTGCAAACGGCTTCGGCTACGATCCGATGTTCGTGCCCAATGGTCATGCGGAAACGTTTGGCGAAATGGATCCAATTGCCAAGCATGCGATGAGTCACCGCGCCGATGCGTTTCACCAGTTGGTAGAGGCGGTGTTCTGA
- a CDS encoding transcriptional regulator, whose amino-acid sequence MEDQLGVRSTELFDEVDARLSEIKRLFTQFAGEAPMAAGESPAGSLGRLHLARMILWGRTLLEHEVAKDLFADPAFNILLTLYVSRADGKDVSTSAACTASGVPTTTALRWINALARRGMIHKRSLATDRRFTYLELTEKTGAALDRYFDLILDRAAHPTTP is encoded by the coding sequence ATGGAGGACCAATTGGGGGTGCGCAGCACCGAACTATTCGATGAAGTCGATGCGCGGCTGAGCGAAATCAAGCGGCTTTTCACGCAGTTCGCCGGTGAAGCCCCCATGGCTGCCGGCGAATCGCCAGCCGGTTCGCTGGGGCGGCTTCACCTTGCCCGGATGATTCTCTGGGGTCGCACCCTGCTGGAACACGAAGTCGCGAAGGATCTGTTTGCCGATCCGGCGTTCAACATCCTGCTGACGCTCTATGTAAGCCGTGCCGACGGCAAGGACGTGTCGACCTCGGCGGCGTGCACCGCCTCCGGCGTACCAACCACCACCGCGCTGCGCTGGATCAACGCGCTTGCCCGGCGCGGCATGATCCACAAGCGCAGCCTCGCGACCGACCGGCGCTTCACCTATCTGGAATTGACCGAGAAAACGGGCGCAGCGCTGGACCGCTATTTCGACCTCATCCTGGATCGCGCAGCGCACCCGACGACGCCATAA